Below is a window of Humulus lupulus chromosome 2, drHumLupu1.1, whole genome shotgun sequence DNA.
CTAGTTTAGCGCTTCCGCCAttgctccctcgatggaaaactcttgctaggaggaaaaaatggagggttaagtgttctgcctcttcctcacatatttcttttgattttgcagatatgtcaaaagcacgcagacaggtgtccgtccaggaagaggacgacgccccctactggcgtccagcctagtgtcccacGTGTCTCCGAATAAATTGAAGGCAATCATGAAACATTACCGAgctcctccagaatacgccctgcaCGTTCCTCAGGAGActtgccgggccgaccgccccaaactgggctttgtggctttgagcgaGCAGATTCTGAAGGCGGGCGGCACCATTCCTCTGCACCCGTTctttgtggcggttctcaactattttgatttggcccctctccaactgtcacccaacagttggttgactttaagttgcctcttcatTTGGTTTAAGGATAATGAGAAATgcgccccgacggcgcaggaggtgcattccttgtataACCTTATAGCATtgcccaagtccaagggcttctactatctgcagaaggccaacagtgagctccccttaatagagggctcggtgtccaataccgggccttggaaacaagacttttttTGGGTAGAGGGGCCTCTCTCGGTTCGTGAAAGCTTCCGCGCCAACCCTAGTAAGTATCCtggtctttcttttttttttcttactagaacttactgttttgcactCTCTCTTGTACTAACATCGACGTGGTTCTTGTAGGGCACTTTGCTGATCCTTCGGTCATTGGATCTGAGGCGGAGGCCATAGGCAAACTCATTGCTGCAGATTCCGCTGAGAAGAAGGCAACGGTCCTTTTTACGGTGGAAAATCTCACCCGCCACCAATTGTCCCCGGTCTCTAACTCCAAGTTCCTGTGGTCGATCACCGGGTCTAAGAAGGTTGTGGCTACGCTGGCTGGGCCATCACTACACGAGGgtgaggctgaggtggagatggaggatgcccccccgTCCCCCGGGGGGTGCCCTCTCTATGGCCcacatgaccaggacatggcttTTCCATCTCTGGACCCGCAGGCCGCGGCGGGATGTTACGTCCCTCCTGGCCTTGATGGCACGGACGTTTTCCCCCAGGTCCCCCATGACATTGGCTACCAGACGCTGACTACGTCGACCTCTCGAAGCCCCCTTCTAATGCACCGGGGTCCCAGTTTTTTTCCTTCTCTGCGCCGCCTTCTGCTTCGGCGACTGGCT
It encodes the following:
- the LOC133816143 gene encoding uncharacterized protein LOC133816143, which gives rise to MHGSIFTSYLLGLVVVKPLLLPRGKGFNPPQPHFLHNFITFPFFHHFFFTYKLVSWCVYFRTNTHFWLILADAHFQRFGAFRLPTFLGLRLRSFNRLRYVKSTQTGVRPGRGRRPLLASSLVSHVSPNKLKAIMKHYRAPPEYALHVPQETCRADRPKLGFVALSEQILKAGGTIPLHPFFVAVLNYFDLAPLQLSPNSWLTLSCLFIWFKDNEKCAPTAQEVHSLYNLIALPKSKGFYYLQKANSELPLIEGSVSNTGPWKQDFFWVEGPLSVRESFRANPSKYPGLSFFFLTRTYCFALSLVLTSTWFL